The genomic stretch TGAAGTAGAGTAGCCTTTTATGATTTCTACCAGTTTCATAATAGGAACCGGGTTCATAAAGTGCATTCCGATCACTTTATCTGCTCTTTTGGTAGCAGCAGCGATTTTAGTAATAGAAATAGAGGATGTATTGGTAGATAAAATACAGTTTTCCGGTGCAAACTCATCCATCTGAGCGAAAATCTTTAATTTTAAATCCTGATTTTCAGTTGCAGCTTCCACCACCAAATCTGCGTTGGTTACCGCATCTTTTAGCTGAGTAAAAGTTTTGATATTTCCTAAAGTTTCTGCTTTTTGGTCTTCTGTAAGATTTCCTTTTGCAATGATTCTGTCAAGGTTTGTGGTAATAGTTTTCAATCCTTTGTCTAAAGCTTCCTGAGAAACGTCTACTAAATTTACACTAAAACCGCTTTGTGCGAATGTATGTGCAATACCATTTCCCATGGTT from Chryseobacterium indoltheticum encodes the following:
- a CDS encoding 3-hydroxybutyryl-CoA dehydrogenase, whose product is MKNIVVIGAGTMGNGIAHTFAQSGFSVNLVDVSQEALDKGLKTITTNLDRIIAKGNLTEDQKAETLGNIKTFTQLKDAVTNADLVVEAATENQDLKLKIFAQMDEFAPENCILSTNTSSISITKIAAATKRADKVIGMHFMNPVPIMKLVEIIKGYSTSKETFDSIYEMSKTLGKVPVEVNDYPGFVANRILMPMINESIETLYNGVAGVEEIDTVMKLGMAHPMGPLQLADFIGLDVCLAILNVMYDGFKNPKYAPNPLLVNMVMAGKLGVKSGEGFYDYSGSKKAEKVAEMFAK